The following are encoded together in the Acidimicrobiales bacterium genome:
- a CDS encoding RNA polymerase sigma factor, with the protein MVASPHDVETDAMLVFAAQEGDADAFSELFRRHYQTVRRSCARRLRDIREADEVAQAAFVRAYERLDRCTGDRRFGAWVQVIANNLCVDHMRAAARTTPSDEVGNDSVEAVENAPENAVLRAEQAALIQRALASLPDRQRDVVVARDVDGRRPPEIAAALGLSLGAVDSLLLRARRRLAASVQAMSTESGAASVASTTAVTAVSAGVTQFATITRVAQAVSNAVATASYHVASAMGMVPGVPSVVSQAAAPLAAGAIALAPFGAAGPTAQVTPPTVPTITAPVSVPLARSAPALVATLEEQAKPLVGAAHTSAPIAPALPATPPAVTTPRAPAASGQTGLVPAVTNLLGNTIRTIR; encoded by the coding sequence GTGGTTGCATCACCGCACGACGTCGAAACCGACGCCATGTTGGTTTTCGCCGCGCAAGAAGGCGACGCCGACGCCTTCTCTGAGCTGTTCCGCCGCCACTACCAGACGGTCCGCCGCTCCTGCGCCCGCCGCCTGCGGGACATCCGCGAGGCCGACGAGGTCGCCCAAGCCGCGTTCGTGCGCGCCTACGAGCGCCTCGATCGCTGCACCGGCGACCGTCGCTTCGGCGCCTGGGTGCAGGTGATCGCCAACAACCTGTGCGTCGACCACATGCGCGCCGCGGCCCGCACCACCCCGTCCGACGAGGTGGGCAACGACAGCGTGGAGGCCGTCGAGAACGCTCCTGAGAACGCCGTGCTGCGCGCCGAGCAGGCCGCCCTGATCCAGCGGGCCCTGGCGTCGCTGCCCGACCGCCAGCGCGACGTCGTCGTCGCCCGCGACGTCGACGGCCGGCGCCCGCCGGAAATCGCCGCCGCCCTTGGTCTGTCGCTCGGTGCCGTGGACTCGCTGCTGCTGCGGGCGCGCCGCCGCCTCGCCGCGTCGGTCCAGGCGATGTCGACCGAGTCCGGCGCCGCCAGCGTCGCCAGCACCACGGCGGTCACCGCCGTGAGCGCCGGCGTCACGCAGTTCGCCACGATCACCCGGGTCGCGCAGGCGGTGTCCAACGCCGTGGCCACGGCGTCGTACCACGTCGCCTCCGCGATGGGCATGGTGCCGGGCGTGCCTTCGGTTGTCTCGCAGGCCGCCGCGCCGCTCGCGGCGGGCGCTATCGCGCTGGCGCCCTTCGGCGCCGCCGGCCCGACGGCGCAGGTCACGCCGCCGACGGTGCCAACCATCACGGCGCCGGTCTCGGTGCCCCTCGCGCGTTCGGCACCGGCGCTCGTCGCGACGCTCGAAGAGCAGGCGAAGCCGCTCGTGGGTGCGGCCCACACGAGCGCGCCGATCGCTCCCGCGCTGCCCGCAACCCCGCCTGCCGTCACAACGCCCAGGGCACCCGCGGCCAGCGGCCAAACTGGCCTCGTGCCCGCGGTCACCAACCTTCTCGGCAACACCATCCGCACGATCAGGTGA
- a CDS encoding sulfotransferase produces the protein MEVVFAGRGDSVTAPKVAGDLFLRGVQALFRNFNAGRGHPRPAGLAGVCDEATFIGAVRGLTDAIYAATGSPAVEDVSPGNAEVRDLIEAVYADDVAAPAPATLRAPVFVVGVPRSGTTWVANMLRAHPALDGPDVETALFVSLQPLWNNAALRDWVSDDALATAMRGFVSTVLAPWGPRVVEKTPLHAEHLPLIATVFPDASVVSVHRDGRDVVRSLLEMEAGTDDVVVAATRWSEITREVSARLPSLAHACDLRYESLLADPVAGVVDLFAWLGLAVDDDVRAEVARRAGERVSQYNTTGDVGAGKWRSLSRKQLRAVYRHAGDRLDELGYADR, from the coding sequence GTGGAGGTGGTGTTCGCGGGTCGGGGCGATTCGGTCACAGCGCCCAAAGTGGCCGGTGACCTGTTCTTGCGCGGCGTGCAGGCGCTGTTCCGCAACTTCAACGCCGGACGCGGCCACCCGCGCCCGGCGGGGCTTGCGGGCGTGTGCGACGAGGCCACGTTCATCGGCGCGGTGCGAGGCCTGACCGACGCCATCTACGCGGCGACGGGGTCCCCCGCGGTCGAAGACGTATCGCCCGGGAACGCCGAGGTGCGCGACCTCATCGAAGCCGTGTATGCCGACGACGTCGCGGCGCCGGCGCCGGCGACGTTGCGGGCGCCGGTGTTCGTCGTCGGCGTCCCGCGCAGTGGCACCACCTGGGTCGCCAACATGCTGCGGGCGCACCCCGCGCTCGACGGACCCGATGTCGAAACCGCCCTCTTCGTCTCGCTGCAGCCGCTGTGGAACAACGCGGCGTTACGAGACTGGGTCAGCGACGACGCGCTGGCGACGGCGATGCGCGGCTTCGTGAGCACCGTGCTGGCGCCGTGGGGCCCCCGCGTCGTCGAGAAGACGCCCCTGCACGCCGAGCACCTGCCCCTCATCGCCACGGTGTTCCCCGACGCCTCGGTCGTGTCGGTGCACCGCGACGGCCGCGACGTGGTGCGATCGCTGTTGGAGATGGAGGCGGGCACCGACGACGTCGTCGTCGCGGCCACCCGCTGGTCCGAGATCACGCGTGAGGTGTCGGCGAGGCTGCCGTCGCTCGCCCACGCCTGCGACCTGCGCTACGAGTCGCTCCTCGCCGACCCGGTCGCCGGCGTCGTCGACCTGTTCGCCTGGCTCGGGCTGGCGGTCGACGACGACGTGCGCGCCGAGGTGGCGCGTCGCGCCGGCGAACGCGTCAGCCAGTACAACACCACCGGCGATGTCGGCGCCGGCAAGTGGCGCAGCTTGTCGCGCAAGCAACTGCGGGCCGTGTACCGCCACGCCGGCGACCGGCTCGACGAACTCGGATACGCCGATCGGTGA
- a CDS encoding glycosyltransferase family A protein produces the protein MTVNIAVKNRRAMLAACLDGLARQTFRDFDVVVVDNGSTDGTPDEARAPRNFDVKVLTELGSLGAVRNAGVHASDGEIVAFVDSDCVPTPTWLAAGIAAFDDASVTTVQGMTLPDPAAPRGRWDATQEITSFSGRYEACNLFYRRDALVAAGGFDEAIGFFGEDSMAGWAVRRLGGQEGFAADAVVHHAVTYPGLRWHLRRCLRYGNWNKLVRRYPEMRQLFWRRYVMRQSHLQTLLVFPMLWRHRPYTWRRRDAIVDAAGGVLFDLAIEVALLWGSIREHTLVL, from the coding sequence GTGACAGTCAACATCGCGGTCAAGAACCGGCGCGCCATGCTCGCCGCGTGTCTCGACGGCTTGGCGCGCCAGACGTTTCGCGACTTCGACGTCGTCGTGGTCGACAACGGATCGACCGACGGCACACCTGACGAAGCGCGCGCGCCGCGCAACTTCGACGTCAAGGTGCTCACCGAACTCGGCTCCCTCGGCGCGGTGCGCAACGCCGGCGTGCACGCGAGCGACGGTGAGATCGTCGCCTTCGTCGACTCCGACTGCGTGCCGACGCCGACGTGGTTGGCTGCTGGTATCGCCGCCTTCGACGATGCGTCGGTGACCACCGTGCAGGGCATGACCCTGCCCGATCCCGCGGCGCCCCGCGGCCGCTGGGACGCGACGCAGGAGATCACGTCGTTTTCCGGTCGCTACGAGGCGTGCAACCTCTTCTACCGCCGCGACGCCCTGGTCGCCGCCGGCGGGTTCGACGAGGCCATCGGATTCTTCGGCGAGGACTCGATGGCGGGCTGGGCCGTCCGCCGCCTCGGCGGCCAGGAGGGCTTCGCCGCCGACGCCGTCGTCCACCACGCCGTGACCTACCCCGGGTTGCGATGGCACCTGCGGCGCTGCCTGCGATACGGCAACTGGAACAAGCTCGTCCGTCGCTACCCGGAGATGCGCCAGCTGTTCTGGCGGCGCTACGTCATGCGCCAATCGCACCTGCAGACGCTGCTGGTGTTCCCGATGCTGTGGCGCCACCGTCCGTATACGTGGCGCCGCCGCGACGCCATCGTCGACGCCGCCGGCGGTGTCCTCTTCGATCTGGCGATCGAGGTCGCCCTACTGTGGGGCTCGATCCGTGAGCACACCCTTGTCCTCTGA
- a CDS encoding ABC transporter ATP-binding protein — MPTPLISLADVGKRYTKFEDAPMLVSALRFRARTTRSQLWAVRHVDLEVGAGECVGVIGRNGSGKSTLLQMLAGVTAPSEGRVSVRGKVAPLISVGVGFHPELTGRENVYVNAAILGLSRAEVDARLDDIIDFADVTGFVDTPVKFYSSGMFVRLGFAVAINVNPQVLLIDEVLAVGDLGFQMKCFDKMAEIRDSGATVVVVSHNLNAVRRMCDHTMVLHNGAQRFYGATADAISLYHQLLGEEREPDADVSIGSDEEVRGLAQVESWKRTDDGFEAVVAFTAPMDDPVFGFSISTDRGVMVYGEGVQAGRAFAAGDRVEFRVRIPTELVSGSYKAGLGVSEHDTFEMVASARPVHFYVDGRPNAKGVADLHGQFDFRSS; from the coding sequence ATGCCGACGCCGCTCATCTCTCTGGCCGACGTCGGCAAGCGCTACACGAAGTTCGAGGACGCGCCGATGCTCGTGTCCGCGCTGCGGTTCCGGGCCCGCACGACGCGCTCGCAGCTGTGGGCCGTCCGCCACGTCGACCTCGAGGTCGGCGCCGGAGAGTGCGTCGGCGTCATCGGTCGCAACGGTTCGGGCAAGTCCACCCTGCTCCAGATGCTCGCCGGTGTCACCGCACCGAGCGAGGGTCGCGTGAGCGTGCGGGGGAAGGTGGCGCCGCTCATCTCCGTCGGCGTCGGCTTTCACCCTGAGTTGACCGGCCGCGAGAACGTCTACGTGAACGCCGCCATCCTCGGGCTCAGCCGCGCCGAGGTCGACGCCCGGCTCGACGACATCATCGACTTCGCCGACGTCACCGGCTTCGTCGACACGCCGGTGAAATTCTATTCGTCGGGCATGTTCGTGCGCCTCGGCTTCGCGGTGGCCATCAACGTCAACCCGCAAGTGCTGCTCATCGATGAGGTGCTCGCCGTGGGCGACCTCGGGTTCCAGATGAAGTGCTTCGACAAGATGGCCGAGATTCGTGACTCGGGCGCCACGGTCGTGGTCGTCAGTCACAACCTCAACGCCGTGCGGCGCATGTGCGACCACACGATGGTGCTGCACAACGGTGCCCAGCGGTTCTACGGCGCCACCGCGGACGCCATCTCGCTGTACCACCAGTTGCTCGGCGAGGAGCGCGAGCCTGACGCCGATGTCAGCATCGGGTCGGACGAAGAGGTGCGCGGTCTCGCCCAGGTGGAGTCGTGGAAGCGCACCGACGACGGATTCGAAGCGGTCGTCGCGTTCACCGCGCCGATGGACGATCCGGTATTCGGCTTCAGCATCAGCACCGATCGCGGCGTGATGGTCTACGGCGAAGGCGTCCAGGCCGGGCGCGCGTTCGCGGCCGGCGACCGCGTCGAGTTCCGCGTGCGCATCCCGACCGAGCTCGTCTCGGGGTCGTACAAGGCCGGCCTCGGCGTCTCGGAGCACGACACCTTCGAGATGGTCGCCTCAGCCCGGCCGGTGCACTTCTACGTCGACGGCCGTCCCAACGCCAAGGGCGTTGCCGATCTGCACGGGCAGTTCGACTTCAGAAGCTCTTGA
- a CDS encoding ABC transporter permease — MASTLEGFDLTPTPPPVRGIVRDVWRSRGLVAVLARKDFFVRYRRTSFGLLWAVGLPLLQAMILTLVFGHLLRSHAPDYAAYVFAGMVPWSYFSSTLGGGATAIVDNSSLSNRIYFPRAVLPLVSAVSAMYGVAVSVVILVVMCLGFGVHLGPKLLLLIPGVVLVAVLASAFSLVLAALHVYFRDVRFLVTAALTVWLYVTPIIFSIDQLPRSLRPFVRVNPMTGVVELFRFATVGASPNWTLSLLVAGAWIVALVLVALALHRRFDRLFADRL; from the coding sequence GTGGCCAGCACTCTGGAGGGGTTCGACCTCACGCCGACGCCGCCGCCGGTGCGCGGGATCGTGCGCGACGTCTGGCGCTCTCGAGGTCTCGTCGCGGTGCTGGCCCGCAAGGACTTCTTCGTCCGTTACCGCCGCACGTCGTTCGGTTTGCTGTGGGCCGTCGGCCTGCCGCTGCTTCAGGCGATGATCCTCACGCTGGTGTTCGGCCACCTGCTGCGGTCCCACGCGCCCGACTACGCCGCCTACGTGTTCGCCGGCATGGTGCCGTGGTCGTACTTCTCCTCCACGCTCGGCGGCGGGGCTACGGCCATCGTCGACAACTCGTCGCTGTCGAACCGCATCTACTTCCCCCGCGCGGTGCTGCCGCTCGTGAGCGCGGTGAGCGCCATGTACGGCGTGGCCGTGAGCGTCGTCATTCTCGTGGTCATGTGCCTCGGCTTCGGCGTGCACCTTGGACCGAAACTGCTGCTGCTGATCCCGGGCGTCGTGCTGGTAGCGGTGCTGGCGTCGGCGTTCTCGCTCGTGCTCGCGGCGCTCCACGTCTACTTCCGCGACGTGCGCTTCCTCGTGACCGCGGCGCTCACCGTGTGGCTCTACGTGACGCCGATCATCTTTTCGATCGACCAGCTGCCGCGCTCGCTGCGGCCCTTCGTGCGGGTCAACCCGATGACCGGCGTCGTCGAGCTGTTCCGCTTCGCCACCGTGGGCGCGTCGCCGAACTGGACACTGTCGCTGCTCGTCGCCGGCGCATGGATCGTCGCCCTCGTGCTCGTTGCGCTCGCGTTGCACCGTCGCTTCGACCGACTCTTCGCCGACCGCCTCTGA
- a CDS encoding glycosyltransferase family 4 protein, producing MADCAVVRELRVLLTHTYCWPEVRRGAERYIHELGAALVDAGHDVRIVATAPQPSKGTVLDVPVQRLQRRTGPTRYGEFAPEVAFGREVLVRHLFDGIDVWHAFGTGDAAAAAFLSSVRLFPKVRSVYTDLGGPVRSYREQRPDHRLFQYAVRNLDAYVCLSEATRAVLESDYDRRGLVVGGGVDLVRFAPPSQRSDVPTLLFMSAVDEPRKNLPLLLEAFDLIVATRPEVRLMLAGPGDPTSALADSTARVRAATDVHGVGDVEDVASLYGAAWATVLPSMREAFGLVLVESLASGTPIVAIADSGGPVEIVQPGIGVLARDQSPKALANACLEALALAAKGDKTRDACRREAVAKYSWEAAIVPRLEQIYRGELTES from the coding sequence ATGGCAGACTGCGCCGTCGTGCGCGAACTACGAGTGTTGTTGACGCACACCTATTGCTGGCCCGAAGTGCGTCGCGGCGCGGAGCGCTACATCCACGAGCTCGGCGCGGCGCTGGTCGACGCCGGCCACGACGTCCGCATCGTCGCCACCGCGCCGCAGCCGTCGAAGGGCACGGTGCTCGACGTGCCGGTCCAGCGTTTGCAGCGGCGCACCGGACCGACCCGCTACGGCGAGTTCGCCCCCGAAGTCGCCTTCGGGCGCGAAGTGCTGGTGCGGCACCTCTTCGACGGCATCGACGTGTGGCACGCCTTCGGGACGGGAGACGCGGCGGCCGCCGCGTTTTTGTCGTCGGTGCGTCTGTTCCCGAAGGTGCGCTCGGTCTACACCGACCTCGGCGGCCCCGTCCGCTCGTACCGCGAGCAGCGGCCCGACCACCGGCTGTTCCAGTACGCGGTGCGCAACCTCGACGCCTACGTGTGCCTGTCCGAAGCAACGCGTGCGGTGCTCGAATCCGACTACGACCGGCGCGGCCTCGTGGTCGGCGGCGGCGTCGACCTCGTGCGCTTCGCTCCGCCCTCGCAGCGCAGCGACGTGCCGACGCTGCTGTTCATGAGCGCCGTCGACGAGCCGCGCAAGAACCTGCCGTTGCTGCTCGAAGCCTTCGACCTCATCGTGGCGACCCGCCCCGAGGTGCGGTTGATGCTCGCCGGCCCCGGCGACCCGACCTCGGCGCTGGCCGATTCGACCGCTCGAGTGCGCGCCGCCACCGACGTGCACGGCGTAGGCGATGTCGAAGACGTGGCATCGCTCTACGGGGCAGCGTGGGCGACGGTGCTGCCGTCGATGCGCGAGGCGTTCGGCCTCGTGCTCGTCGAGTCGCTGGCGTCGGGGACGCCCATCGTCGCCATCGCCGACAGCGGCGGGCCGGTCGAGATCGTCCAGCCCGGCATCGGCGTGCTGGCGCGCGACCAGTCGCCCAAGGCGCTGGCCAACGCCTGCCTCGAGGCGCTCGCCCTCGCCGCCAAGGGCGACAAGACGCGGGACGCCTGCCGCCGCGAAGCCGTCGCCAAGTACAGCTGGGAAGCGGCGATCGTGCCGCGCCTCGAGCAGATCTACCGCGGCGAACTCACCGAGAGCTAG
- a CDS encoding FkbM family methyltransferase: protein MLRRHAALRPLLPRGYHAYPVAGGRIYLDLRESPMMLARVLRMYEAPKFAALRQHLRPGDVFVDVGANKGDFALFAARLVGAGGRVIAVEPEPTNADWIERSVARNHYANVEVVRVALAERDGDAVLHLGEKSGWHSLLSTEGVATTGEVTVPTQTLDAMLAARDVDHVDAIKIDVEGAEERVLAGAAATFSGDHPMLVLLDVHPGRGVDPVAVGARLTDWGFTLDAPVTPTTKSITALRS from the coding sequence TTGCTCCGCCGGCACGCGGCGCTGCGGCCGTTGCTGCCCCGCGGCTACCACGCCTATCCCGTCGCCGGCGGGCGGATCTATCTCGACCTGCGCGAGTCGCCGATGATGCTGGCGCGGGTGCTGCGCATGTACGAGGCGCCCAAGTTCGCCGCGCTGCGCCAGCACCTGCGCCCCGGCGACGTGTTCGTCGACGTCGGCGCCAACAAGGGCGACTTCGCGCTGTTCGCCGCCCGTCTCGTCGGCGCCGGCGGGCGCGTGATCGCCGTCGAGCCGGAGCCGACCAATGCCGACTGGATCGAGCGCAGCGTGGCGCGTAACCACTACGCCAACGTCGAGGTGGTGCGTGTCGCGCTGGCCGAACGCGACGGCGATGCGGTCCTGCACCTCGGCGAAAAGTCCGGATGGCACAGCCTGCTGTCGACCGAGGGCGTCGCCACCACCGGCGAGGTCACCGTGCCCACCCAAACCCTCGACGCCATGCTCGCGGCCCGCGACGTCGACCACGTCGACGCCATCAAGATCGACGTCGAAGGCGCCGAGGAACGCGTCCTCGCCGGCGCGGCCGCCACGTTCTCCGGCGACCACCCGATGCTGGTGCTGCTCGACGTGCACCCAGGCCGCGGCGTCGACCCCGTCGCCGTCGGCGCTCGCCTCACCGACTGGGGCTTCACCCTCGACGCCCCCGTCACCCCGACGACGAAGTCGATCACCGCCCTGCGCTCCTAG